In one window of Gopherus evgoodei ecotype Sinaloan lineage unplaced genomic scaffold, rGopEvg1_v1.p scaffold_40_arrow_ctg1, whole genome shotgun sequence DNA:
- the CUNH19orf57 gene encoding uncharacterized protein C19orf57 homolog codes for MVICEKNKMDPVPMENYLSPTDVLEQLEREKVIINHKRETDANSGVWKSLSAADTGLPSGALRDLSPVDQTSSPWEDALSLDLEFLPDNPLQTVLEDNRVEFPLKQPFSVDSNCSPSIPESDLYPERERHPKTPVPIINISYSNKLQPRVEMMEGGCDPTKEEDATDVVCGLIIELSNLNRLIMNTHRDLESLKRLKYRKSRQSRRFIAHALKGATNTLY; via the exons ATGGTCATTTgtgagaaaaataaaatggacCCTGTTCCCATGGAAAATTATCTTTCCCCTACAGATGTTCTTGAGCAACTGGAAAGAGAAAAGGTGATAATCAATCATAAAAGAGAAACTGATGCTAATTCAGGTGTCTGGAAGTCTCTTTCTGCAGCAGATACAGGTTTGCCTAGTGGTGCACTGAGGGATCTTTCCCCAGTGGACCAAACCTCCTCACCTTGGGAAGATGCACTTTCTCTAGATCTAGAATTCTTGCCTGACAACCCGTTACAGACTGTCCTTGAAGATAACAGAGTTGAATTTCCACTAAAGCAG CCATTTTCTGTGGATAGTAATTGCAGTCCTTCCATCCCTGAAAGTGATCTGTATCCTGAAAGAGAACGACATCCAAAGACACCAGTCCCAATCATTAATATATCTTACTCAAACAAGCTGCAACCCAG GGTTGAGATGATGGAGGGAGGTTGTGATCCCACGAAAGAGGAAGATGCAACAGATGTTGTTTGTGGTCTGATTATTGAGCTCTCTAATCTCAA TCGACTGATAATGAACACGCACAGGGATCTGGAGTCTTTAAAGAGATTGAAGTACAGAAAAAGCAGACAATCCAGGAGGTTTATTGCTCATGCCCTGAAGGGAGCGACAAATACTCTGTACTAA